One Salarias fasciatus chromosome 22, fSalaFa1.1, whole genome shotgun sequence DNA segment encodes these proteins:
- the casd1 gene encoding N-acetylneuraminate (7)9-O-acetyltransferase, whose protein sequence is MVGQQKEAWGQSEQPQQLLQSEQREGVSQPEQPGLADGAGSEAPPTDCTAACCHGGAKMAVLAYSLGKREINQHFTVKNAKLISLVVVIFLLVFHTASRYYGGGDSCEWLLSRGRFLGENVWQPYGCMMHKYKSNEAKTCLAEKRVVFLGDSRIRQLFYGFIKIMDPSRSEDGIKHEDISFEEKSISVNVDFLWHPEANNSMKERLMSLPREASTKPYVIVLGAATWSIKLHGGSIETLQQYKVNLTSIAVHLERLADYGEVYWVLQDPVKEEALSEPRKMITNQQLQLYNEAAADVLNSSKRNGRSRVKLLAASRQAALETISQSEDGLHLPESTRDVGAMILMNSVCNKLLRPIDGSCCQTLPPPNVLQKLSACFFLSSAVVFLVLHALGNNRHRRHVPPDVESLEERKPASAAAPLGLKAPFQALCRMGIIMGYFYLCDRADVFMKEQKFYTHSTFFIPLIYIFVLGVFYNENTKETKLLNREQTDEWKGWMQLVILIYHISGASAFIPVYMHVRVLVAAYLFQTGYGHFSFFWLKGDFGLNRVCQVLFRLNFLVLVLCVVMDRPYQFYYFVPLVTFWFVVIYATMALWPQILQKKANNSGMWHLGILAKLLVLLLFICVFAFSQGVFESIFSVWPISQLFELNGSVHEWWFRWKLDRFAVIHGMLFAFIYLVLQKCQVLSEGKGEALFSAKISNLLLFLSVVSFITYSIWASSCKTKSECNETHPYISVVQILAFILIRNIPGYARSIYSSFFAWFGKISLELFICQYHIWLAADTKGILVLIPGNPSLNILVSTFIFVCVAHEVSLITNDLAQVVIPKDSMTLLKRLAAVGLLSLAVLLLARDSQVRPGA, encoded by the exons ATGGTGGGCCAGCAGAAGGAGGCGTGGGGGCAGTCGGAACAGCCGCAGCAACTCTTGCAGtcggagcagagggagggagtgTCACAGCCGGAACAGCCCGGGCTCGCAGATGGTGCAGGGAGCGAAGCGCCGCCGACAGACTGCACAGCTGCTTGTTGTCATGGAGGAGCAAAGATGGCGGTCCTGGCCTATAGCCTGGGCAAACGCgaaataaatcaacatttcaccGTGAAAAATGCCAAACTGATATCGCTGGTGGTAGTTATTTTCCTCCTCGTGTTCCACACGGCTTCGAGGTATTATGGAG GCGGAGACTCATGTGAATggctgctgtccagaggacgcTTCTTGGGCGAGAACGTATGGCAGCCTTATGGCTGCATGATGCACAAATACAAAAGCAA tgaagccaaaaccTGCCTCGCTGAAAAGCGAGTGGTCTTTCTTGGTGATTCACGAATCCGGCAGCTTTTTTACGGCTTCATTAAAATTATGGACCCTTCACGAAGCGAGGACGGAATTAAG CACGAGGACATTTCCTTTGAAGAAAAGAGTATCTCAGTTAACGTG GACTTTCTGTGGCACCCAGAGGCCAATAATTCAATGAAGGAGCGGCTGATGTCATTGCCACGG GAGGCTTCCACAAAGCCTTACGTTATCGTCCTTGGAGCTGCTACA TGGTCGATAAAGTTGCACGGTGGCAGCATCGAGACCCTTCAGCAGTACAAAGTCAACCTGACAAGCATCGCTGTGCACCTGGAGAGGCTCGCTGACTACGGAGAGGTCTACTGGGTCCTGCAAG ACCCTGTGAAAGAGGAGGCGTTGAGTGAGCCAAGGAAGATGATCAccaaccagcagctgcagctgtacAATGAGGCGGCAGCGGACGTGCTCAATAGCAGCAAGCGCAACGGTCGATCTCGGGTCAAGCTGCTGGCTGCGTCCCGGCAGGCTGCGCTGGAGACAATCAGCCAGTCAGAAGATGGTTTGCACCTGCCTGAGAGCACTCGGGATGTG GGAGCGATGATCCTCATGAACTCTGTGTGTAACAAGCTACTGAGGCCCATCGACGGCTCCTGCTGTCAGACATTGCCCCCTCCTAACGTCCTCCAGAAACTGTCGGCATGTTTCTTCCTGAGTTCGGCCGTGGTCTTCCTGGTCCTTCACGCCCTTGGCAACAATCGTCACCGCCGTCATGTGCCCCCCGACGTGGAGAGCCTGGAGGAAAGGAAGCCAGCCAGCGCAGCTGCCCCCCTCGGCCTGAAGGCCCCCTTCCAGGCCCTCTGCAGGATGGGCATCATCATGGGCTATTTTTACCTCTGTGACCGAGCAGATGTGTTCATGAAGGAACAGAAGTTTTACACACACTCCACCTTCTTTATTCCTCTCATCTACATATTTGTTCTGGGAGTGTTTTACAATGAGAACACCAAGGAG ACCAAACTGCTTAACCGAGAACAAACAGATGAGTGGAAAGGCTGGATGCAGCTGGTCATTCTCATCTACCACATATCTGGAGCCAGTGCT ttCATTCCAGTGTACATGCACGTGCGTGTACTGGTGGCAGCGTACCTATTTCAAACCGGCTACGgacacttttcctttttttggctCAAAGGAGACTTTGGACTCAATAGAGTTTGTCAG GTACTTTTTCGTCTCAACTTCCTGGTGCTGGTGCTTTGTGTCGTGATGGACAGGCCGTACCAGTTCTATTACTTTGTTCCATTGGTTACCTTCTGGTTTGTCGTCATATATGCCACAATGGCCCTGTGGCCTCAGATCCTCCAGAAGAAGGCCAACA ACAGTGGCATGTGGCATCTGGGGATTCTGGCCAAGTTACTGGTCCTCCTGTTGTTCATCTGCGTTTTTGCCTTCTCACAG GGTGTTTTTGAAAGCATCTTCTCCGTGTGGCCCATCTCCCAGCTCTTCGAGCTGAACGGGAGCGTCCACGAGTGGTGGTTCAGATGGAAGCTGGATCGATTT GCGGTGATCCACGGGATGCTGTTCGCCTTCATCTATCTGGTACTGCAGAAGTGTCAGGTGCTGTCGGAGGGCAAAGGAGAGGCTCTCTTCTCCGCCAAGATTTCcaacctgctcctcttcctgtccGTGGTCTCGTTCATA ACTTACTCGATATGGGCCAGCAGCTGCAAAACCAAAAGCGAGTGCAACGAGACGCATCCATACATCTCTGTGGTCCAG ATTTTGGCCTTCATTCTAATCAGGAACATTCCTGGCTACGCCCGCTCTATATATAGCTCATTCTTTGCATGGTTTGGAAAGATTTCCTTGGAG CTGTTCATCTGTCAGTACCACATCTGGCTGGCAGCAGACACGAAGGGCATTTTGGTCCTGATCCCGGGAAACCCATCGCTCAACATCTTGGTCAGCACCTTCATCTTCGTCTGCGTCGCTCACGAGGTTTCCCTCATCACCAACGACCTGGCCCAGGTGGTCATCCCCAAAGACAGCATGACCCTGCTGAAGAGGCTGGCCGCCGTCGGGCTGCTCAGTCTGGCCGTGCTGCTTTTAGCAAGGGATAGCCAGGTCAGGCCCGGCGCTTGA